A single window of Oreochromis aureus strain Israel breed Guangdong linkage group 7, ZZ_aureus, whole genome shotgun sequence DNA harbors:
- the tcp11l1 gene encoding T-complex protein 11-like protein 1 produces the protein MPKEADHIEDGGDKESKEEQRQGASGETVRKRVRANTLSPHRGNTPQASPPRFVSVEELMETAKGVTNMALAHEIMVNQAFQIKPAELPEGSLERRVKEIMHKAFWDCLEAQLKEDPPSYEHAIKLLAEIKESLLSFLLPGHGRLRSQIEEVLDLPLIQQQAENGALDIGRLSQFIVWMMGSLCAPSRDKDIQKLKQITEIVPLLKAIFSVLDLMKVDMANFALSSIRPHLMQQSVEYERNKFQEFLEKQPNALDFTEKWLEDTVKSLQDSAATASASASDSSLHPLSVHNHAYLRLLRWDHDSDPFPETVLMDQVRFQEMQQEAEQLVLLSSVLLIVYTTTGEAISGLPGLMDTLKNTVNVLLADMHTPSFSAQEVLAIIGEKLCVELSQCLSQHGYSPFSADRKSALKGQISAAIQPDNTVRMLMESRVHNYLLASLESSQHKTPPPLPGGLAPVSKELKELAVRFSRLVNYNKLVFSPFYQKTLQKILAPGESPGTDT, from the exons ATGCCAAAGGAGGCTGACCACATCGAGGATGGAGGAGACAAGGAGTCAAAGGAGGAGCAGAGGCAGGGGGCTTCTGGGGAGACTGTTAGGAAGAGGGTCCGGGCAAACACTCTGAGTCCTCACAGAGGCAACACTCCACAAG CCAGCCCACCCAGGTTTGTCTCTGTGGAGGAGCTGATGGAGACGGCTAAAGGAGTGACCAACATGGCTTTGGCTCATGAAATAATGGTGAACCAGGCTTTTCAAATCAAACCCGCGGAGCTTCCTGAAGGAAG TTTGGAGCGCAGGGTGAAGGAGATCATGCACAAAGCATTCTGGGATTGTTTGGAAGCCCAGCTGAAGGAGGATCCACCATCATATGAACACGCCATCAAACTTCTGGCTGAGATCAAAGAG AGTCTTCTGTCTTTCTTGCTACCAGGCCACGGTCGTCTGCGCTCTCAGATTGAGGAGGTTTTGGACTTGCCCCTGATCCAGCAGCAAGCTGAGAATGGAGCTCTTGACATCGGTCGTCTGTCCCAGTTCATTGTGTGGATGATGGGCTCACTTTGCGCCCCCAGCAGAGACAAGGACATTCAGAAGCTGAAGCAGATCACCGAAATTGTACCTCTGCTCAA GGCCATATTTTCAGTGCTGGACCTGATGAAGGTGGACATGGCTAACTTTGCCCTGAGCAGCATCAGACCACATCTGATGCAACAGTCTGTTGAATACGAGAGGAACAAGTTCCAGGAGTTTTTGGAGAAACAACCAA ATGCCTTAGACTTCACTGAGAAATGGCTTGAGGATACAGTAAAAAGCCTGCAAGACTCAGCAGCAACAGCATCTGCATCTGCATCTGATTCTTCACTCCACCCCCTCAGTGTTCATAATCATGCCTATCTTCGCCTGCTCAGGTGGGACCACGACTCAGACCCCTTCCCGGAG ACAGTGTTGATGGATCAGGTTCGATTCCAGGAGATGCAGCAGGAGGCTGAACAGCTGGTTCTTCTCTCCTCTGTGCTGCTCATTGTCTACACTACAACTGGGGAGGCCATCTCAGGCCTGCCAGGACTGATGGATACCCTCAAAAACACTGTTAACGTCTTGCTTGCAGACATGCATACACC TTCATTTAGTGCACAGGAGGTCTTGGCGATCATTGGGGAGAAACTGTGTGTTGAGCTGAGTCAGTGTCTAAGCCAGCATGGCTACTCTCCATTCTCAGCTGACCGAAAGAGCGCTCTGAAGGGGCAAATCTCCGCCGCCATCCAACCAGACAACACAGTCCGCATGCTGATGG AATCTCGGGTTCACAACTACCTTCTGGCTTCCCTGGAGTCCAGCCAACATAagacccctcctcctctcccaggAGGTCTGGCTCCAGTCAGCAAGGAGCTAAAAGAGCTTGCTGTTCGCTTCAGTCGCCTTGTCAACTACAACAAGCTGGTCTTCTCCCCATTCTACCAAAAGACCCTGCAGAAAATACTGGCGCCAGGGGAGAGTCCCGGCACAGACACATAA